The Rosa rugosa chromosome 3, drRosRugo1.1, whole genome shotgun sequence sequence GTCAATTCTTCATATGATAAAGCCACGCTGATATGTGAAAATATAGCTAGGAGAATGTTCCCGAAGCATTGTTATGAAGAATACAAAGATGTTGAGGAAGCTCATTATGCCTACAGGGTTCGTGAGCGCCTGCGGAAACAGGTACTCATTCCTCTGCGCAAAGCCTTAAAATTATCATCGGTGGAGATGAAGAATACGTTGGCTTTCGAAAACAGCAAAGCCTTTAATGGTTTGAAAATATACAAGGAGATTTCTAACCATGGTTATCTAAAGGGAAGCAAATTACTATTTCAAAAGTGCATGAAGCTTGTGGAGATGTTTGGGAATCCAAGCATTGGTGACGGGCTGAAACTTCCTAACGATATTGTAGCTTCCTTGATGGGCAAGGAACATAGTGATGAAGTTGTGGAGCGTCAATGGCGGAAACTAGTCCAAGAGTTGTCAAACCAAGGCAAGCTGAGGAATTGTCTTGCCGTGTGTGACCTTCCCCTGAACATGAGAGGGACATACAAGGAGACAGCTTGTATTTCACTGGGGTTATTGATTTCAGAGCTGAGCGAAAATCCATGGAAAGGAAAGGTTTTCTCATTCAATGAAACTCCAACACTTCAAAAGATCGAAGGAGACGATCTTGAATCCAAGTGTGAGTTCATGAGACACAAGTCACACAACATAGAGTGTGGAGACAAAGTTGATTTCTTCAAGATTTACAACCAAGTCTTGCAAATTGCCATTGAACAAAAGCTAAGCAACGAGCAGTTGCCCAAGAGGATTTTTGTGTTCACTTATAGGGATTTCGAGGCGGCTTCCAAGAACAATTGGGCTGAAGATTATAAAGAGGCATGGACTAATTACAGAAGAAGAGGGTACGCAAATGTACCACTGGTGGAGGCTAGGACTCAATACAAAAAGAAAGGGTACAAAACTCTGCCACACATTTTGTTTTGGAATCTTAAGAATTCCATTGTTGAGCCAGAGATAATTTGTAGCCCTGTTAATAACAAATGTGGGGGGCTGATTATAACTGGGTTGTCGAACAGTTTGATCAGTATGTTCTTAGTGGGAGAGTCGGATTCGAGAACATATGCACCTCATGGTATCGGTTCGCTGTCGGTACTGAAATTTCTTCCCAAAGCAGAGGATGTGATGAAATCTGTATTTTTGAGAGATGAATTATTAAATTACCTCCTTATATTGGATTGATGTAGCCCTGTTAATAACAAATCTGTATATCGGTTTGTTTTTTGTAACCAAAAATAAAAGTTTACATGTGGcctttgggtttttttttttctctcttaccAATGTCTAGGTTTCCTTCAAGTTTTGCGCATAATTGTAATAGTGGATTGAAGTATATAGCTTGTGGTCGTAGCAAAATTATCGAAAAACAAACTTCTATAGCACCAACCAGTTTTAATTAGTTGGGAATCATCTTGTTTAGTTGTATAGTCTGTGTGGTGTGTGGCGTAGTAGCAAAATTGAAAATATGAATGGACTTCCAGTAGCAAAAATATCAAGAACAAAAAATGGTGTTTTATAACACCAACCAGTTTTATCTTGTTTAGTTTAGTTATTAATCCAAGTTCAAATTGTTCGTGGGGTCCATAGTCCAGTCCGGTTCCGTTGCATAGGTAAAGTTCTCAGTCCAATAGTCCAGTTCATACGTGTCTTTCTGCCCCTTAGGGCGACCCTTTGTGAGTAGCGAACATATTTAAACACCCCTTCAGCGAAGGCATTCTCCGATGTGGGACATGTTTAGTACTAATTTAATACAAAAAATGGTAACCAATAGGTAACCGGTTGCCTCTCATGCTAATGcagttttcgatgtgggacttaCAATTACGGATTAGCGAAACTCAATCACatatttaataattttttttggatCTCTAAGACGTCTGAGACCCCAAAACAGTATTGCCGGCCACCTATTCTAACACCCACCGCAAAATAGACAACGTTAGTCTTCCTGTAACGGTTGCTGCCTAAGCCTCAAAGCTCGACCCCCCCAACGCCTCCCTCTGTTCTCCTCACAGAGTCACAGCCTCTTGGAGCCcaattatctctctctctctagccctCATGTACTCTGGactccactttctctctctacccttCTCTTTACCCTCTTTTTTCTAGCTCTATCTCTCTCTGCATGCATTACCATGTCCGCCAAGATTAGTGAaactatacacacacacacatgtggTGGTGATGTTTCTCTCACCAAGTTTCatccatatctttttctttctctctctactgtAATCTTCTTGTTAATCTTTTGTTACTGATGAGAAAATTTTCCGAGTTGTACTCTTCCACTCCCTCTTTGAGTCTTTGGTAATATGACCTTGAAGAAACTATGATTGCTAATATGTTCTTTCTCTTTATGGATTTCCCGAATTTGTGGTCTTCCTACGTCATTCCAGTTTGTATTTGTTTTCGAAGCTTTGAAAtttttgatgaattgatgataATCGAAATACCCAGAAACCACATAAACACAGTTGATCGTATTTTCACAGGAATTGAAGATAATTGATGAATTTAAGTGCCTCTGGAGTATATACCcagaaaccaaaaagaaaaaaaaaaacgtatgaTGAATTGAGGATAATCGAGATGGGTTGTGAAAAGTAGTAGAAGACGGAGAGCATGGTTGAAAGAAGATGCGGCTCGCAAGAAAGAGGATTAattaagaaagaagaagaaggcagaGCTGTCAAAAATGGTGAACATATTTAGACACCTCTTGAGCGACGACATTATCCGATGTGGGTGGTGTTATACAACACCAAACCAATTTTTAGTTGTCATCTTTGACTTAGTCCATTAGTAATTTAGTTCAGTCCGGTTCAAAGTTCGGGTCCAACTCCGATAAGTCCAGTCTAGTCATGTCCAAAGTTGAGTGTAAAGTCAGTCATTGTACATGTATCTTGTTTGATCTTGCTGTCCCCTACGGTACCCTCCTGTGATCAGCGAACATTTGCCGATGTGGGATCTCTAAGTACAGATAAGTACTGCAGCCTAACCCAAACACCCCAGTCATTTTCTAGTCTATACATTTTTCTTTCGTAGTACTCTCTAGGTTTAAGTTTTTCTTTCGTAGTACATTTTCCTTGCTGATATATGGAAAACTTTACACAAGAACTTATACCGGGATaaatagtattaaaaaaaaattaaacctaTCCTATGGTATGATTGGAAGAAAACAGGTAGAGGGTAagacacaaaagaaaaaaagaaataggaagaaggaaaagaagtatGAGTGGAATGTAACCaaacgaaaaaaaaatatatgagtGGAATGTGaccaaaaatgaaagaaaatatggtgGCCTTAATCTCATTTCACACTAGACTTGAAATGAATTTCGCTTCCCTCTCtcttagacctgtaaatggaccggattttgatccggacccgctccatatccgtgactattggacgggtttggatcgaaagttttgatccgttgatccgttaatgatccgaatccgttaacccgtttatttaacggatcaaatacggatctaggtcgatccgatccgttaatgatccggcccgtttttgtaataataaaatattttttttatattaatatattattattttttaaaaatataaaatataaaatatgaagaatttctaatacaatttttttgcagaaatctaagggacaaTCTATCACCgaagattccaagaagcattaagaattttgataatgtaattctacttttggtgatacttttcatgttgttttaatattttattaatatcttatgaggtatcatgatataaatttaatattactattttgttataaatattatatatatgtggctgtccactgtaaatactcattagttatgtccttatgatgtaaacattactcctatataaaggggtctaatgagaatgaaatatacacttctacctcctcctatattctgtttctctattctatctctctctaattctctagtttataacacgttatcagcacgaatttgctcttatttttcttcttcttcttctttgaactccatgatgatccgcaagccttatggtgcaacatagttgcttatgaccaaggctaatgatctatgagtttttcttctttctctcctagatgaatatcaattttctttatgcgatcatttacatgtatttgtatgtatcttttatataatataattgttgaaaatttatatttcatatacgacaatgagaactacatgttccattgctcaagactcgagtcctctgaccgagtagtcttagaacctatggttctatagacatcacacgaatgtttttctcgtgtgttccctatgggatccattgttcatatttatgaacTCTTCGAAACCTTTGTTTCGTATATGAATTTTTCATAGAACATATTGTTCTAATAATTATGGATCATAATATATctcatcttttctctttgtagaaagatgacgcatctaacaaaattggactatgatcctcttaaaatttctggcaagaactatttgatgctgaaattcaccttatggctaaaaactTTGGAAATGCCATCAAAGTTGACGATAAGTCATCTGTGCAAGATCCCGCCAAGCCTATGATTTTCTTGCGTTATCATCTTGATAAGATCCTAAAAGATGATTACCTTACGGTGAAAGATCCACTTGAGATTTGGCAAGCATTGGCTGATCAATTTGCtcaccagaaaaccattgtTCTATCCATAGCACGATATGAATGGACGCATTTTGCGCCTTCAGAACTTTAAATCTGTCACTGATTTTCAATTCCGCTAAACATATGATTACCTCCCAACTAAAATTATGAGGAGAATCTGTCAGTGAAGATAACAAGCTCAAAGTCCTGATTTTTTTGTGGACAATGGAAAACATATTGATTACATGATCAGCGGCGGTTTTCTTGACACCGATAaattttaagcctatgtttaggcgttttttttgtctctatttatttttttagtcattttaagcctatgttCTGGCACAGATTAAACATAATTATGTTTCATTATCTTTATCTGTTTAATCACATTTATTATGTTTAAATTACATTTATTACAATTCTTTCATAACTGAATTTGTCATGAGTATTTGTTGCAAGAGCtacaattatcatgataacGTTTTCAATTACCATTATCTGGTAGTTATGGTTATTAATAACTCATTTTATTATCAATTTTATTACCATTCTCCGGTAATTATTGTTATAAGTAACTCATTCTATTACCATTATTTGATACTTACCATAGTTATTTATATTAATGTCTTATGATTATTTTTGTCATATCTACCTCATATGATTATGTCGtttgtgaaaaaataacaaaattattttccaTAGCTGGGACTTGAACCCAGGTCTTTTTGGATGCAAACAAAATATATTAACCAACTAGACTACACCAAATTTATGATTATTTTGttataatgttatattaatgcatATTTCAATTACCGACTCTAAATGAATCTGCCTCTATTTTGACATATGGTACTCACATATTGgtatcaaaaatattaattatatttccTACAGAATCGAGGTAtgtatttttcatgagtttgacGACTTCAATTTGATCTCATCTTATTATCTTATCTAataatttgatataaaattgtcaatttataatgaGATATAAACTACATGTTTCTTGATCCAATTACATGTGGACTTAAAATTCCTCCGCTGattgttatacaatcaaatagattGAAACCTCTTGTTTCCTGATCTCCAATTATGTCAGGACCTTTGTCCATTCTCTTTATGAGTACATGTGAACCTATGTTCACTCCACTTTTAGAACATGCTTctaattgtgaagactcaaaCCAAATGTTTTGAGTATGAGGGCTATGATCCCTAAATCTATTATTATTGGAGTATATGCTTATACCCATATGGACTACTGTCCCATACTCGAAATTTGAGTATATAATTTTGACATTTGTTTTTAGtgtcaaacaataatatgaaccacgtgttcattaataaattcattttgaaccatgaatgttcatgataaatataatgacaaacatagttgtcttgcatgcatataatgcaactatggacatgatccattgcaattgttgataatttttcacaattgatgcttcCAAAAGCTAAGGTAACAATCATCTCAAGAGCTGCAGATCTTGATTGATGGCCGGCTCCAACTGAGCTCGTATTATGTTACCTATGTGGAATACCATTATTTGGTGATGAAAGTTTCACCTACATTAAGTTGTATTAATCAACTATAAGTATACTACTGTATACTATATCatgaattaaaaatttcattgagccaaataaaattattttggcgTGACCAATGTGTCATTATTTTATCTACTATGTCATGTAGACTTATCTACATACTTTACATTGTTGTATAATACAACAATAATTGCAAACTTTCCTAACGAGGATATTATAATTTATCGCATAtctgcgagttgtcactttaataagacaattctcccgtcattagggggagaaatattatgaaaaacgatatgaattggtgtgtgatatttatccaccatgtcttattattatcttaagaaaaagtctcaatcaattatgagaaattgagaaagtgaCACTTATTAACGATAAGTTTTTGACctaaaaattggtttgggctcgcCACCCACCAATGGATTTCCAATCCAAATTTTTTTGCCCGCATATTTTGCGAATGGTCAAACTAGatggtcttcccgccgttagggggaggaaacacTATTGTAACGGCGTGCATTATGTGGGATATATCCACCAAGTCCAATGTTTTAATCTCCCTataagggaagattatacaagccctataacactcgttatgaggttatacaaagatccacattctttaattaatttgtccttgagagacaacaaatgccctaaaagaggcatgggtacctgatatgaataagcttattatagctaatgcatgcatatattttgaatgtgtgatagatctctaattgatgatcattgatgATATCTCATCTGTAGTTGCAACTAAATATCATCAAGGGCTATATACTACCACGTTTCATTGTGTCGACAAATCAtactattggccaaattggaaagaggcaattccaatgattTTAAATATTGTAAACGTGATGATATACTTGGACTTTATCTACCCTAAAAAATTACAAAGGGTGTACTAAAGTGAATtaaaatcactatgacacaagtctctttatagagacatgggcttatcattcttctccaagcgacaacttttctataagtacagtgttatattgacgagagactTATGGCATGTTGTCTTGGCtaatatgaagatcttaaaggaaaattgctaaaagcaaatccccaaatcctatgtgtcattataagcatattgcttaaccaaatccttaatggattcatattgccaaaggcaagtccatgaatgagtgaaagagcttaaagctcactcatggaatcaaaagtctaaagctcatacatactcattcaattatggtcaaagtgacttattgcctcaatgagtactatgacaagactaagaAATCGAATTCAAATCATACtcataatgttgcaacatattctaacttccacgaagttatgaatttatttagagctcatattgagcctatatgaaattatcaattacactaattgatatttatggctaagtatgtcatacataaatttcaatgctcggaatattgtataaaggtaaatgtgtcaattgttgttcctttatattgttattctttgctaatatctttatctataatttgagcatatgaaattggttctaCTTGAGGTAAGATTTattatcatagttttattggtaTTACCCTAACCTTCGCAGGAATTGCAATTCATGATGAGTCCcctttatgcaaagcacacatggtctcacctatgtaatcgacacaccatatctaatatacatggtgcatgtattttattacatacatgattgaagcttgcaaaaatcagggggagattctcatcagggggagcattcaaaatcatgctacctaggacatatgcgcgttgtactctttttctccttcgaccagggttgtttttgtcccactgggtttttgttacctggcaaggtttttgacgaggcaacattaagcgcgtccaacaccatatcatttagtggtgaacatccaagggggagtgttataaatattatatatatgtggttgtccactgtaaatactcattagttatgtccttatgatgtaaacattactcctatataaaggggtctaatgagaatgaaatatacacttctacctcctcctatattctgtttctctattctatctctctctaattctctagtttataacatatttaaaattttaaaatatttgaaattataacgggtcggattagcggatcgggtatccgttaacccggcggatacggatttggatcgagctatcaacgatccgccgggttaacggagcgggtttggatcaaatttttttttaagtaaacggatttggatttaggtcgatccgatccaaatccggtccatttacaggtctacctCTCTCTGCCTTGTTCATCATCGATTTCAGATTTAGAGAGATATAACTGTGACCACGCCCTTCATTCTCATCGTCATCCTCTCCTTCAATTGAGCAAGGATCTTCCTACTACCATGGCAGTGTGTACAGTCAATGTTTGCCTCGGCCTCAGGTTAGTGTTCTTCAACCAATCACACAGAGATTTTGGTAAGtttgaaaccctaaccctactATTGACATCTGCCTGCCCTCAATTAGATCTTAGTCAAATTGAAGCTTTATATTGTTTCAATTAGCTGGATACATTTATATCCCAGGTAAAGCCAACCCATATCACTATGTCTCATGTTAGCAAATTAAAACCCAATTCACTTGAAAGCTTCGATATGTACCCAATGAGTTACGCTTTTGATTTGTTGGAAAAAGCACGGATCATTCAATCATGTTTTAAACCCTTTTTTACGGATTTTGTAGctagggatttatattttttccTGGAGTTTAAAGTTGCATTGATATGAAAGGGAGGAAACAATTTAATTGTCTTTGTGTCACTGTGAAGTTGTGGAGAAGCACATTTCTGTTTATTACATGCTTAGCTTACGGTTCTAGTTGATTTAAGCAACAGAAAAAAAACGTGCAAGTAGGATTCTTTTTGAGTTGATTAACTATATTTATGTTGCATATACAAGGATTGGCATGGCCGGCACTCCTTTCTGTGTTATTGTtatggactaatttcagtttaccccctgaggttaggggtcgtcatcatgttagtccctctag is a genomic window containing:
- the LOC133737119 gene encoding uncharacterized protein LOC133737119; amino-acid sequence: MGKLNEDRFYKVMLWVHNNHPLTMSLNVMAFGGLGMFKDLLGVLYRVLEDSIEKPNNEYSRWNYDYSREEETSTNKEVNSSYDKATLICENIARRMFPKHCYEEYKDVEEAHYAYRVRERLRKQVLIPLRKALKLSSVEMKNTLAFENSKAFNGLKIYKEISNHGYLKGSKLLFQKCMKLVEMFGNPSIGDGLKLPNDIVASLMGKEHSDEVVERQWRKLVQELSNQGKLRNCLAVCDLPLNMRGTYKETACISLGLLISELSENPWKGKVFSFNETPTLQKIEGDDLESKCEFMRHKSHNIECGDKVDFFKIYNQVLQIAIEQKLSNEQLPKRIFVFTYRDFEAASKNNWAEDYKEAWTNYRRRGYANVPLVEARTQYKKKGYKTLPHILFWNLKNSIVEPEIICSPVNNKCGGLIITGLSNSLISMFLVGESDSRTYAPHGIGSLSVLKFLPKAEDVMKSVFLRDELLNYLLILD